The DNA segment GGCGATAGGCGCGATCTGTCAGGCGGTGGACCAGAAGAAAAAGGGGCATGTCCGCAGGGTCGTCGTTGCCGGTTGTCTTGCGCAGCGGATGGGTAAGGAGCTGCTTGATGAGGTGAAGGGCATCGACGCGATAGTCGGGCTCGATGAGCGGGACAAGATCGCGAAGGTTATCCGCAATGTGGCGGCCGGTCGCGGCAAGAAGGTGTCCGACCAGGTTAGCAGGCTGCCCGAGAAGGTCAGCGACGATCGGGGCAGGCTGCTGGTGACGCCTGGCCACTGGGCGTATCTGCGGATCAGCGAGGGCTGCAACCGCAAGTGCTCGTTCTGCACAATACCATCGATACGCGGGATGTTCCGCAGCAAGGATGAGGATGCTGTGGTTGCTGAGGCGCAGGAGCTGGTCGAGAATGGTGCGGTCGAACTGAGCGTTATAGCGCAGGACAGCAATTATTACGGCAAGGACAAGGGCGTTGCTCACGGGCTGAGTAAGCTGCTCGATCGGCTGGAGGGAATCGAAGGACTTGACTGGATCAGGCTGATGTATCTGTACCCGGCAGGGGTGGACGACGAGTTGATCGAGCGGATCGCGGCCAGTGAGAAGGTGCTCAACTATGTCGACATGCCGATACAGCACATAAATAACGATATCCTGCGCTCGATGAAGCGTGTGGATACAAAGGAGAAGACGGTCGCACTGGTTGAAAAGCTGCGAAAGGCGATGCCGGACGTGGTGCTGCGGACGACGGTCATTACGGGATTTCCGGGCGAGGGTGAGAAAGAATTTGAGGAGCTGCTCGATTTTATTAAATGGGCGAAGTTCGATGCGCTTGGATGTTTTCCGTTTTATCCGGAGCCGGGTACGCTGGCCGCTGAGCTGCCCGGTCAGGTGGGCGAGTCTGTTCGGCAGGAACGGGCGGACGAGATCATGCGGGTGCAGCAGGATATTGCGTTCGAGAAGTGCCGGGAGCTCATCGGAAAAGAGCTTGTGTGCCTGGTGGATGAGCCACTGGCTGAGCGCCA comes from the Anaerohalosphaera lusitana genome and includes:
- the rimO gene encoding 30S ribosomal protein S12 methylthiotransferase RimO; this translates as MAKRKKQKQISVGFVALGCPKNLVDSEKMLAHAGQEGFVLSGDPDNADVVVINTCGFIEPAKQEAIGAICQAVDQKKKGHVRRVVVAGCLAQRMGKELLDEVKGIDAIVGLDERDKIAKVIRNVAAGRGKKVSDQVSRLPEKVSDDRGRLLVTPGHWAYLRISEGCNRKCSFCTIPSIRGMFRSKDEDAVVAEAQELVENGAVELSVIAQDSNYYGKDKGVAHGLSKLLDRLEGIEGLDWIRLMYLYPAGVDDELIERIAASEKVLNYVDMPIQHINNDILRSMKRVDTKEKTVALVEKLRKAMPDVVLRTTVITGFPGEGEKEFEELLDFIKWAKFDALGCFPFYPEPGTLAAELPGQVGESVRQERADEIMRVQQDIAFEKCRELIGKELVCLVDEPLAERQQIGRYYGQAPHIDSVCIVINSDALPGDFVRAKVIDTQDYDLVVEPVQT